A window of Bacillus sp. DX3.1 genomic DNA:
TATCGTTAAATACATGTTCACCCGGTACAGACAGGCTATTTTTCCGATCTTCTTCACGTTTCTTCTTTGCCCGCCTACTAATTCCTTTCACTGTGTCTTTCGTCAATACCTGCACTGTTCCATCACGAAATGTAGCAACAATCATACAATCTCCGAGCTGTGCGTATTGAATTGTTTCATCTGTTATATGCACCACTGCGATACACGTACTCCAAAGCTGTTCTTTTTTTGTTATATCAACATCGTAAGCTTTCATTTTTTCTTGTAATATTCGATTCACATTTGCAATTTCCTTTTGTAACCCTTCTATTCCTTCAAGTGATTCAAAATACTGTTTAAACAAATGAGAGGCAAGGTAAGCTCCATTATGACCATTCTCATCTTGAAATGGTACAAGTGGTGTTGCTCCATCGCATACACCGTATACTTTTAATCCTTCATTGCGAATGAGTGCATCTTCACATTCTTTTTTTGTGGGACTTTTTTGCTGAAACGTTACAGTTTGCATGATTTCACTCCTTTTTCACAACTCCAGAAACCGATTTCATTTTTTGGACTAATCTAATTTTCCAAAATAAACTGTTTTCCCGCAAATCTCACAATTTCATATATAATCTTGAAATAATATGATTTTTTAGTGAAGGACGGGAAAAAGATGGTCAGATTTTTCGGCATTATCATTGGTTCTATCATTATAGCAATTTCCTTTAATCTTTTCCTTATTCCCCACAAGATTTTAAGCAGTGGAATAGGCGGAATTGCTATTATCTTGGGCATTGCAACTCCTATAAACACAGGTATTATTAACTTTGCTTTAAACTTACCTATTCTTATTTTAGGGTACATAGGACTTGGAAAAAAAGTAATTTTTAATACGATTGTTTCTGTCATTGTATTATCTGCTGCACTGTACTGGATTCCTGTAAAAATAGTCGCAACTGATCCGCTTCTTTCTTCATTATTTGGAGGCGTAATTGCTGGTGCTGGAATCGGCCTTGTATTTAACTGTGGTGGGTCAACAGGTGGCTTTGATATCATTGGTATGTTATTATCTCGCAAAAAAGATATTAAACTTGGTGGATTTCTTATTATTTTAAATACAGTGGTTGTTGTCATTGCTGGATTTTTCTTTAACTGGGATGTAGCATTAACAAGTTTACTATCCATCTATGTAACAGGAAAAGTAATTGATGCCATTCATACAAAACATCGTAAAGTAACACTTATGATTGTAACAAACCATGCTGAAGAAATGAAAAAGCAACTCCTATCAACCGTTATACGTGGGATTACACTCCTTGATGGTGAAGGCGCCTATTCAAGTGAGAAAAAACGTGTACTTATGACCGTTGTTTCACGCGAAGAGCTTGCTGGCATGAAATTAACAATTTCTGAAATTGACCCGCAGGCATTTGTCAATATTACAGAAACCGTTGAAGTATTGGGGTTATTTAGAAAAGTTTAAAACACTAGGTATAATCCACCTAGTGTTTTTATTTACTAGAAGCCAACTCAAAACCCTTCTTATCGCTCCATCAATTTTTTGATTCGATACCAATAGACCACAAAACACCATTTATCCCGCTATTTGCAGGCAGTAATACTCCCACCTCAAAATTTAGCGAAAGCAAAGAAGTTAGGTGGGAGATAAACTGCTCGTAAAAACCCGATTGGTGAGGGCTAATAATCAGTGGGAGATGAAGAAACCCTCACTGATTAAAGTTTCACTTTATTTATACTCCATAAATTCAATTCTGTTTCCAAATGGATCAAATACGTAAAACCGTAATACATCTGGACGAGCTTTATCATCTATAACTTGAACTTCCTTTTGAATTAAAGCGGCTTTAAATTCTTCAATCTGTTGAACGTAAAAGGCTGGGTGCGCTTTTTTAGCTGGAGAAAAATTCTGCTCTACTCCTATGTGGATTTCTTGATTTCCACAGCGAAACCAGCATCCCCCGCGCTTTCGTAACTCTTCTGGTTTTGGAATTTCTTCTAGACCAATCTTGTGTCCATAAAACTCCCTTGCCTTTTCTTCACAGCCTGCTGGTGCTGCAACTTGTACGTGATCAATTCCTTGAATATGAAATGACATAATCATCTCCCCCTTTTATATCTTTATTGTATATAAGGTTGCTTCATAAGCAACTTATGTAATTCTTATAGAAGTTTATAAGAAAAGTGAAAGTTTAAGATACATATAATTACTACATCCCAACGACCACGTCAATTCTGTTTAAAACAACCCTTACATTTATTTATCTATCCTTTAAGTTATATAAATACAAATTAACAAACCGACATAAACCCCTTCTTTTTAGGTGGGAGAGAGCATCCGGCCATGCATAGAAGCGGTCAGATCCTTTTCCTGCCCAGACATAGTGAAAACAAAGAGAGAAAACGAGTGCAGGTCACCTTTTGTTATCCATAGCCGCGGCTATATATCGAAAAATCAAGATGGATTTATATATTAAGATTTAAAAAACAAAATAAAGCGAAAATATATTCTACAACAGTAGCTTTTTAAAAAAATGTATAACGCATTTCATATAATATGTCTATAATAGATTACAGTGAATCTTTTTTAGATGTTAGTTGTACGGAGGAAAAGTTATGAGTAGGAAAAAGTTATCATCCATAAAAAAAAGTGATCGTTCAGTTATTCACCGTCGTTCCCGAGATCATATACAAAAAAACATTATGAAACAAAACCAATCTTTAAAAGAAATGTATGCTTCTCTTTTTGAATATAATCCTGATAGTATTATTTCATTTGACTTACAAGGGAACATATTACATGTAAATCCTTCTGCTGAAAAAATATTAGGATATTCTACGAAAGCACTAGAAGGAAAAACAATAAAATCTTTTGTGTTAACACACAGTTACGACCAAGTATTACAATATATTAAAAACGCAGTAATTGATAACCAACAAGAATACATACTTTCTATCAATCATAAGGATGGCTATCAAATTGACGTAGTCACAAAATTTGTTCCTATTTATGTAAATAATCAAATTATAGGTATTTATGCGATTATGAAACATCTGGAAAAATCAGAGCAAATCGAAAAAATGTTACAAGAAAGTGAAAAACGTTTACGTACTTTACTAAACTCCATGCCAGCTTTTGTGTTATTTAAAGATCATAAAGGTCGATGGTTAGAAGCAAATGACTACGCAGTTTCCAGTTTAGGCTTTGAAAATGTGCCCTATCGTGGAAAAAAAGATAGTGAATTAATCCAATATAACGAATCCTATCGGAATTCTTTCTTATACTGTGAAAAATCTGATGAATTCGCATGGGAGAACAAAGAGAGTATACGTGGTGAAGAAATTATTATACATGCTAGTTCTACGCCTCTCATTCTTGATATAATAAAAGTCCCTCTTTTTCATCCTGATGGATCACGGAAAGGGATCGTCATTATGGGGCGCGATGTTACAGATTTAAAGAAGACCGAGGAACTATTACGGAAATCTGAAAAACTGGCAGTTGTTGGACAGCTAACAGCGGGAATTGCTCATGAAATACGAAATCCATTAACTTCTTTAAAAGGATTTCTAACATTATTAGAACCTGATATTAGCAAAAATAACAAATGGTATGTCGATGTCATGTTAAGTGAAATTTCCCAAATGGAATCTATTACGAATCAATTTATGGCAATGTCTAAACCACAGGCTTTATCTATACAATCCTGTCAAATTCAGTCATTAATTGAAGAAGTGGTAACATTTATTTTACCAACAGCGATTATGCATAGCGCACATATTATTATGGATCATGCACCAACACTACCGACAATTCAATGTGATGGAAATCAATTAAAACAAGTATTTATAAATATATTAAAAAACGCAATAGAAGCAATGCCTTATGGAGGAAATATTTTCATTCAAACAATGCACGTAGAAGACAATTTTGTGTTAGTGCGTATTTCAGATGAAGGCTGTGGTATACCACAAGATCGAATCTCCCGTTTAGGCGAACCTTTTTATAGTTTAAAGGAAAAAGGAACAGGACTCGGTTTAATGATGTGCTATAAAATTATTGAGGAACATGGTGGCAAATTACAAATCGCAAGTGAATTAAATAAAGGAACCACTGTAGACATTCGGTTACCTATTCTTTCGGAAAAAACGGATGATTAAAATCAACCGTTTTTTCGTTAATCCTTTGCAATACTTCAGCCAATATTGCAAGAGGCTTTTCGCGCCATTAATTACTCATTTTTTCTCCCCATAAGGTACAACAGGGAATAACTTCGATAATGGAATAATGTTCCCTACTTCATCTTTAAATACAATATGACCTCTTGTTAAATGACGTGGACTTTTTGCACCTGCAGCTGCCGCTAAAGCAAACAAACTATATCGCATGCTAATAATATAGTTCATCACGCGCCATTGTTTTTCATTGGGATCCAATGCTTTTTGAAAGCGTGGATCTGTTGTCGCAACTCCAGAAGGACACTGCCCGGTATGACACTGAAGTGCCATAATACAACCATTTGCCATCATAAAACCACGTGCAGAATTTATCGCATCGGCACCAATCGCTAAAGCAATCGCTACTTTATCAGGGGTTACAAGCTTTCCAGACGCAAAAACTTTAAACTTGTCACGAACCTCAAAACGGCAGGCTGTGTCAATAAACGTAATTAAAGCAGGCATGAGTGGAATGCCCATACTATCTGCCATTGATTTATACGTTGCACCTGAACCACCTTCTGAGCCATCAATTGTAATAAAATCCGGATAAACATCTAATTCTTTCATCATTTGAAGTAACTCTTCCAATGGCTTTTGTTGTCCAATCACTAATTTCATTCCTATTGGCTTACCGCCACTTTCCTGTAAGTCTTGAATAAAAAGTAACGCTTCTGTTGTATTATGCAAAAAGGCAAAACGGTTTGGTGAATTTATCGTCTCCCCTTCTTTCACCTTTCTGACAGCAGCTATTTTCTGATTCACTTTTTTCCCTTCCAAATGACCTCCACGTATTTTCGCACCTTGCCCAAATTTCAATTCAAATGCTTTAATATTGGGCTCTTTTGCTTTTTCGATAAATTCTTCCATAGAAAAATTACCGTTTTCATCACGATAACCAAACAAACCTGGACCTATTTGTGCAATAATATCAGCTCCAGTTTGTAAATGCTCTGGAATCACGCCACCTTCCCCCGTATTCACCCATGAACCACCAGCCATTTTTGCTCCATTTCCAGTTGAAAGAATATAATTTTCTCCAATTGCGCCGTAAGAAGTTGCTGATGCTCCAAACATCCCGTTTACTTTCCATGGATATTTGCGACTCGGACCTACTACAATCGCATCATTTTCTTCGTATAACCAAAGATTTGTTTGATCTACTGTGAGTTTTTCTCTTCTAGAGAACACTCCTTCTTTATGAATAATATATTTCTTCGCGGGACGCTCTATAGAAAGATTCACATTTAATTCCTCAGTAAGTACGGGAAAAAGAGTGTTAGAAATATAGTACCCTGCTTTATCAAAATTACGTTTTGAACCAAATCCAAGAACTTCAGATCGATATTTTGCTAGAAACATAATACTTTGAAAATCATAACGAGAAAATGGTTTTCCATCTGTATCATGATCAAACCAATATTGCCGAAATTCTGGACCTATTTTTTCAAGTAAAAAACGCATTCTTCCCAAATACGGATGAAGTTTCAAAATCGAATGGTGTGTCCTTTTCTTAATAAAGAAAGTAACTACAAAAAAAGTAATGAATAGTACTATTAACAACAATAATACACTTATGATTACGAGCAGTGTTTGGCTCATCAGCTTGCTTCCCCCTAGCGGTTCTTTCCTTTTATTTATGTATATCCCCTATCACGTCACTACAGTACATAACAAAACATTCAACTGAAAACAGAACCACCATTTTTTCTGAAAACCATAAAAAAAGGAAGCATCACGCTCTCCTTTTCTGTCAACGATTATATCAGCTCAGCAAGATGTTGTTTCGCATCATACTCGACTAAACATTTCCCATTCTTTACACGATAGACAAAGTCTGGATTTGCAATTAGCGGCCGACCGAATACAGCTACATCAATGCTTCCTTCCTGCAATGCATCCTCTGCTTCTTGCGGATTTAAATTATCCACTCCAACAATTTCATTAAAAGCGAAATGAAAAAGAAGCTAGAAAATCACTTTTCTAACTTCTTTTAACTATCCCAAATTTGTGCTTTCACTATATGATTGAAATGTTTATAAAAAAGACTTCCATATACATTATCACCAGGCA
This region includes:
- a CDS encoding PAS domain S-box protein, with translation MSRKKLSSIKKSDRSVIHRRSRDHIQKNIMKQNQSLKEMYASLFEYNPDSIISFDLQGNILHVNPSAEKILGYSTKALEGKTIKSFVLTHSYDQVLQYIKNAVIDNQQEYILSINHKDGYQIDVVTKFVPIYVNNQIIGIYAIMKHLEKSEQIEKMLQESEKRLRTLLNSMPAFVLFKDHKGRWLEANDYAVSSLGFENVPYRGKKDSELIQYNESYRNSFLYCEKSDEFAWENKESIRGEEIIIHASSTPLILDIIKVPLFHPDGSRKGIVIMGRDVTDLKKTEELLRKSEKLAVVGQLTAGIAHEIRNPLTSLKGFLTLLEPDISKNNKWYVDVMLSEISQMESITNQFMAMSKPQALSIQSCQIQSLIEEVVTFILPTAIMHSAHIIMDHAPTLPTIQCDGNQLKQVFINILKNAIEAMPYGGNIFIQTMHVEDNFVLVRISDEGCGIPQDRISRLGEPFYSLKEKGTGLGLMMCYKIIEEHGGKLQIASELNKGTTVDIRLPILSEKTDD
- a CDS encoding protein phosphatase 2C domain-containing protein — its product is MQTVTFQQKSPTKKECEDALIRNEGLKVYGVCDGATPLVPFQDENGHNGAYLASHLFKQYFESLEGIEGLQKEIANVNRILQEKMKAYDVDITKKEQLWSTCIAVVHITDETIQYAQLGDCMIVATFRDGTVQVLTKDTVKGISRRAKKKREEDRKNSLSVPGEHVFNDIREQLMYNRYLANMPNGYSVANGMPEAVALIQQGTLPRAEVTDIFICSDGLFHPDWSLVQTAQYMMEKGAAAYVNIIEELEQKKWIRPDDKTVIMIHM
- a CDS encoding VOC family protein, with protein sequence MSFHIQGIDHVQVAAPAGCEEKAREFYGHKIGLEEIPKPEELRKRGGCWFRCGNQEIHIGVEQNFSPAKKAHPAFYVQQIEEFKAALIQKEVQVIDDKARPDVLRFYVFDPFGNRIEFMEYK
- a CDS encoding YitT family protein — its product is MVRFFGIIIGSIIIAISFNLFLIPHKILSSGIGGIAIILGIATPINTGIINFALNLPILILGYIGLGKKVIFNTIVSVIVLSAALYWIPVKIVATDPLLSSLFGGVIAGAGIGLVFNCGGSTGGFDIIGMLLSRKKDIKLGGFLIILNTVVVVIAGFFFNWDVALTSLLSIYVTGKVIDAIHTKHRKVTLMIVTNHAEEMKKQLLSTVIRGITLLDGEGAYSSEKKRVLMTVVSREELAGMKLTISEIDPQAFVNITETVEVLGLFRKV
- a CDS encoding FMN-binding glutamate synthase family protein, with translation MSQTLLVIISVLLLLIVLFITFFVVTFFIKKRTHHSILKLHPYLGRMRFLLEKIGPEFRQYWFDHDTDGKPFSRYDFQSIMFLAKYRSEVLGFGSKRNFDKAGYYISNTLFPVLTEELNVNLSIERPAKKYIIHKEGVFSRREKLTVDQTNLWLYEENDAIVVGPSRKYPWKVNGMFGASATSYGAIGENYILSTGNGAKMAGGSWVNTGEGGVIPEHLQTGADIIAQIGPGLFGYRDENGNFSMEEFIEKAKEPNIKAFELKFGQGAKIRGGHLEGKKVNQKIAAVRKVKEGETINSPNRFAFLHNTTEALLFIQDLQESGGKPIGMKLVIGQQKPLEELLQMMKELDVYPDFITIDGSEGGSGATYKSMADSMGIPLMPALITFIDTACRFEVRDKFKVFASGKLVTPDKVAIALAIGADAINSARGFMMANGCIMALQCHTGQCPSGVATTDPRFQKALDPNEKQWRVMNYIISMRYSLFALAAAAGAKSPRHLTRGHIVFKDEVGNIIPLSKLFPVVPYGEKK